One genomic segment of Borrelia miyamotoi includes these proteins:
- the uvrC gene encoding excinuclease ABC subunit UvrC: MKEHLNNLHKKVQKFPSTSGCYKMYSKDNKILYIGKAKNLRARVKNYFLEKIGHKTKILMKNVANIEIITTNSEYEALLLECNLIKKHKPDYNIKLKDDKGYPMIRITCEKYPRIFKTRKIINDGSEYFGPYVNAKNLNLVLALINKTFKTRKCKKKSKNPCLYFHMGQCLGVCHREDLEEQYKKEVNKIRHILNGNISKLLDEIEIKMKEVIKKEDFETAIKLKETKKSLIEISQTQIITRMNKLSTDYIYTHKNDSLNVIVILKYRDGKLVEKDINFDESIYEEDELTEVFITQYYTSLNMIVPDKIHIFKKIDTTNITKLINEFKDKKIEIIYKETPDTIKIMEMAISNAEIALRSYDNEQNKALESLKIILEMTKLPKTIEGFDIAHLNGYDTVASLITFKMGKPFKNGYRVYKINSLNNGEIDDFKAIREVTFRRYSKLINEQSELPDLVLIDGGKGQLSSAYSALKELKIEDKVSICALAKKEEIIFLPNKIQCIQLPKGHSALKILQNIRDEAHRKANSFNKKLRRNIKLNYSNIEGIGEQKAKNILKTLGTYKDILLLSEDEIAKKIRTSIKTAKRIKEFSNNQNLKNNKS, translated from the coding sequence ATGAAAGAACATTTAAACAATTTACATAAAAAAGTACAAAAATTTCCATCAACAAGTGGCTGTTACAAGATGTACTCAAAAGATAACAAGATACTGTACATAGGAAAAGCAAAAAACTTAAGAGCAAGAGTAAAAAACTATTTTCTAGAAAAAATTGGCCATAAAACAAAAATACTAATGAAAAATGTAGCAAATATAGAAATAATTACCACAAATAGTGAATATGAAGCTTTACTATTAGAATGCAACTTAATCAAGAAACACAAACCAGATTACAATATCAAGTTAAAAGACGATAAAGGATACCCTATGATAAGAATAACTTGTGAAAAGTACCCAAGAATCTTTAAAACCAGAAAAATAATAAATGATGGAAGCGAATACTTCGGACCATATGTTAATGCAAAAAACCTAAACTTAGTCCTAGCTCTCATCAACAAAACATTTAAAACTAGAAAATGCAAAAAAAAATCAAAAAACCCTTGCCTTTATTTTCACATGGGTCAATGTCTTGGAGTATGTCATAGAGAAGATCTTGAAGAACAATACAAAAAAGAAGTAAACAAAATAAGACATATATTAAATGGAAATATATCCAAACTTTTAGATGAGATTGAAATAAAAATGAAAGAAGTAATTAAAAAAGAGGATTTCGAAACAGCAATAAAGTTAAAAGAAACTAAAAAATCATTAATTGAGATAAGTCAAACACAAATAATTACAAGAATGAACAAACTTAGTACAGACTATATATACACTCATAAAAATGATAGTTTAAATGTCATAGTAATACTTAAATACAGAGACGGAAAATTAGTAGAAAAAGACATAAATTTCGATGAAAGCATATATGAAGAAGATGAGTTAACTGAAGTATTTATAACACAATACTATACATCATTAAATATGATAGTACCTGATAAAATACATATCTTTAAAAAGATTGACACTACAAATATCACAAAACTAATAAATGAATTTAAAGATAAAAAAATAGAAATAATTTACAAAGAAACTCCAGACACTATAAAAATAATGGAGATGGCAATTTCTAATGCAGAAATAGCATTAAGATCATATGATAATGAACAAAATAAAGCATTAGAAAGCCTAAAGATTATTCTTGAAATGACAAAATTACCAAAAACAATTGAAGGATTTGACATTGCTCATCTCAATGGATACGATACAGTAGCATCACTTATTACCTTTAAAATGGGCAAACCCTTTAAAAATGGATATAGAGTTTATAAGATCAACTCATTAAATAATGGCGAGATTGACGACTTTAAGGCAATAAGAGAAGTCACATTTAGAAGATATTCAAAACTCATTAATGAACAATCAGAATTACCCGATCTAGTCCTAATCGATGGAGGAAAAGGTCAGCTAAGTTCCGCTTATTCCGCTTTAAAAGAATTAAAAATTGAAGACAAAGTTTCTATTTGTGCACTAGCAAAAAAAGAAGAAATAATATTTTTACCAAACAAAATACAATGTATTCAACTACCAAAAGGACATTCTGCTCTTAAGATATTACAAAACATTCGAGATGAAGCTCACAGGAAAGCAAATAGCTTTAACAAAAAGCTACGCAGAAATATAAAATTGAATTACAGTAATATAGAAGGAATTGGAGAACAAAAAGCCAAAAATATTTTAAAAACGCTTGGAACATACAAAGATATATTACTCTTAAGTGAAGATGAAATAGCAAAAAAGATAAGGACAAGCATCAAAACGGCAAAAAGAATAAAAGAATTCTCAAATAATCAGAATTTGAAAAACAATAAATCATAA
- a CDS encoding fibronectin type III domain-containing protein, whose translation MRLIIIFSLFCLFIFSVFSQELKLILDAKDGFKFIQEAHNISFARDSRGVLGIYLDRYKGILDFDNIDLRLEMEKDNIVKDAALNYFVDSDNAKISNFFHNISGSSLIFYSSRNTVKLKPLTKKAFFYSGNVISDFTIQFWAYRSTSVTGEVIVSWNGYKNVKGVWLDQAIRLESEEGTFVWNFNNVFLNDNGEPIRIKMKSDDDFIPKEWHLHTVRYRQKDGLLEYLIDSKPQAIEYVTADKKEGSGYLLNIGDFIDFTLGQYFTGAIENFEIHKSFEEVHNAFFSKSKGYIITEPIKLSKDYSQILSIEFDSVKPKDTDIVYYYRLDNKVFYGKNENGEIKKNLMGDWIHFEPKNEFPKFNASKYIQIKVEFYPSGVPLESPALYNMIITYIPEAAPFPPLITKAVPGSGEVLIEWFPVINANIGGYYIYIGSSPGNYHGKVGSVLTSPIDVGKQTSFRITGLENGRLYYISVASYNLDKSVNEASFSKEIAVRPMELLKQYE comes from the coding sequence ATGAGATTGATTATTATATTTTCCCTATTTTGTTTATTTATTTTTAGTGTGTTTTCTCAGGAACTTAAGTTGATTCTTGATGCTAAAGATGGATTTAAATTTATTCAGGAAGCTCATAATATTAGCTTTGCAAGAGATAGTAGGGGTGTTCTTGGAATTTATTTGGATAGATATAAGGGAATTTTAGATTTTGATAATATTGATTTAAGATTAGAAATGGAAAAAGATAACATTGTTAAGGATGCTGCTTTAAATTATTTTGTTGATTCAGATAATGCAAAAATTTCAAATTTTTTTCATAATATTTCTGGCAGTTCCTTAATTTTTTATTCAAGCCGCAATACTGTTAAACTTAAACCATTAACAAAAAAGGCTTTTTTCTATTCAGGCAATGTAATTTCTGATTTTACTATTCAGTTTTGGGCTTACCGTTCTACTTCTGTTACTGGGGAAGTTATTGTAAGTTGGAACGGATATAAAAATGTTAAGGGTGTTTGGCTGGACCAAGCTATTCGTTTAGAGAGTGAGGAAGGAACTTTCGTTTGGAATTTTAATAACGTATTTTTGAATGATAATGGAGAACCCATTAGAATTAAGATGAAAAGTGATGATGATTTTATTCCAAAAGAATGGCATTTGCATACTGTGAGGTATAGGCAGAAAGATGGTTTATTGGAATATTTGATAGACTCTAAGCCCCAGGCTATAGAATATGTTACTGCTGATAAAAAAGAAGGTTCTGGCTATTTATTAAATATTGGTGATTTTATTGATTTTACATTGGGACAGTATTTTACAGGAGCTATTGAGAATTTTGAAATTCATAAAAGTTTTGAAGAAGTTCACAATGCTTTCTTTTCAAAAAGTAAGGGATATATTATTACAGAGCCAATCAAGTTATCTAAGGATTATTCTCAAATTTTATCTATTGAATTTGATAGTGTGAAGCCAAAAGACACAGATATTGTTTACTATTATAGGTTGGATAATAAGGTTTTTTATGGAAAAAATGAGAATGGAGAGATTAAAAAGAATTTAATGGGAGATTGGATTCATTTTGAGCCTAAAAATGAATTTCCTAAATTTAATGCATCAAAGTATATTCAAATTAAGGTCGAATTTTATCCAAGTGGTGTTCCTTTAGAAAGTCCAGCTCTTTATAATATGATTATAACATACATACCTGAGGCTGCTCCTTTCCCTCCTTTAATAACAAAAGCCGTTCCGGGTTCTGGTGAGGTATTAATTGAATGGTTTCCTGTTATTAATGCTAATATTGGTGGTTATTATATTTATATTGGTTCTAGTCCTGGCAATTATCATGGTAAAGTTGGCAGTGTTTTGACATCTCCTATTGATGTTGGTAAGCAGACCTCTTTTAGAATTACAGGTCTTGAAAATGGAAGACTTTATTATATTAGTGTTGCTTCTTATAATTTAGACAAAAGTGTGAATGAGGCTTCTTTTTCAAAAGAAATTGCCGTAAGACCTATGGAGCTTTTGAAGCAATATGAATAG
- a CDS encoding tetratricopeptide repeat protein codes for MNSTNVEKALDLYKKGDFKNSILNLDVFDDSFDVLSLKALIYFRLKDYKALLYILDTYPVLSEYSFLIKLLNYGKFEGKEDKLSYFQNYNLGVFYFGLRNYEKSLSCFLKASEQNSKFVQAINNAAILLEMLGRKDEAVQMIIKAADVDKNNTLVKLNAWFLEKNCIFESAKPFKIDESFSEINLSLIVNYLMYYLYSIGEISGAIKLSENLLTDSSHSKYIWHNRATILHKIGNMTQATQSYVKAILSFPNIYTIYNMHIATIKLLNFSPKKSIDRIVSDYPDMDSVYFYAFLFFLRNRDLEDAYFYMKRLCELKPDIYSNFLSLLEAREDIFIEELLDEFAMALKGKWVLEYLFFIDNSLNLKDPVFIFSYETRICPYIWKIKDEHIELRSSNNEVEIAKKILSDALTHLKFDVTIKEFKDLIEVYRDFRINY; via the coding sequence ATGAATAGCACTAATGTTGAAAAGGCCTTGGATCTTTATAAAAAGGGTGATTTTAAGAATTCTATTTTAAATTTGGATGTTTTTGATGATAGTTTTGATGTTCTATCTCTTAAAGCTTTAATTTATTTTAGACTAAAGGATTATAAGGCACTTCTGTATATATTAGATACTTATCCTGTTTTAAGTGAGTATAGTTTTTTAATTAAACTTTTAAATTATGGTAAATTTGAGGGAAAGGAAGATAAATTAAGTTATTTCCAAAATTATAATCTTGGGGTTTTTTATTTTGGATTGAGAAATTATGAGAAGTCTTTGAGTTGTTTTTTAAAAGCTAGTGAACAGAATTCTAAATTTGTTCAGGCCATTAATAATGCTGCTATTTTGCTTGAGATGCTAGGCAGAAAAGATGAGGCTGTTCAGATGATTATTAAAGCTGCTGATGTGGATAAAAATAATACTCTTGTTAAATTGAATGCTTGGTTTTTGGAAAAAAATTGTATATTTGAGAGTGCAAAACCGTTTAAGATAGATGAGAGCTTTTCAGAGATTAATCTTTCTCTTATTGTTAATTATTTAATGTATTACCTTTATTCTATTGGAGAGATAAGTGGTGCAATTAAACTTTCTGAGAATCTTTTAACAGATTCGAGTCATTCTAAATATATTTGGCATAATAGAGCAACTATTTTGCATAAAATAGGCAATATGACACAAGCCACCCAGTCTTATGTGAAAGCTATTTTAAGTTTTCCTAATATCTATACAATATATAATATGCATATTGCCACAATAAAATTGTTGAATTTTTCTCCTAAAAAGTCTATTGATAGGATAGTGTCAGATTATCCTGATATGGATTCAGTTTATTTTTATGCATTTTTATTTTTTTTAAGAAATCGAGATCTTGAAGATGCTTATTTTTATATGAAAAGGCTTTGTGAACTTAAGCCAGATATTTATTCTAATTTTTTAAGTCTACTTGAAGCCAGAGAAGATATTTTTATTGAAGAGCTCTTAGATGAGTTTGCAATGGCTTTGAAGGGTAAGTGGGTGTTGGAGTATTTATTTTTTATTGATAATTCTTTGAATTTAAAAGATCCTGTGTTCATATTTAGTTATGAGACTAGAATTTGTCCATATATTTGGAAAATCAAAGATGAGCATATTGAGCTTAGGTCTAGCAACAATGAGGTAGAAATTGCTAAAAAAATTCTTTCAGATGCGCTTACACACTTAAAATTTGATGTTACAATTAAAGAATTTAAGGATTTAATAGAGGTTTATAGGGATTTTAGAATCAATTATTAG
- a CDS encoding DUF3298 domain-containing protein: MTIKLPIIIAIFSLIISCKKHEKKIESAEINIETKIIKETITDSNNNIFQIDAQIPTIAGLDLGFEDLIKEWKTYNETEFLKIRESKKYNYEPFYYSNFEIFKNPDLKITSILYSQYTIKKYDANGLTTYHPINLRGKEKIKLSDVISKDQLDSLMQVLREQVKTEFIKFINYSNDSPEFKKEFEEAFRQYKYYFKNNKVVIFYDPLVIRARSNGKVEFTFPIDQNTEN, translated from the coding sequence ATGACAATCAAGCTTCCAATCATCATAGCAATATTCTCATTGATTATATCATGCAAAAAACATGAAAAAAAAATAGAAAGTGCTGAAATTAATATTGAAACAAAAATTATCAAAGAAACCATTACTGATTCAAATAATAATATCTTTCAAATAGATGCCCAAATCCCCACCATAGCAGGTCTAGACCTTGGATTTGAAGATCTTATAAAAGAATGGAAAACCTATAACGAAACTGAATTCCTTAAAATAAGGGAATCAAAGAAATACAACTATGAGCCTTTTTATTACTCTAACTTTGAAATATTTAAAAACCCAGATCTTAAAATAACATCAATTCTATACTCTCAATACACAATAAAAAAGTATGATGCAAACGGACTTACAACATATCATCCGATTAACCTAAGGGGGAAAGAAAAAATCAAACTCTCAGATGTAATTTCAAAAGATCAATTAGACTCTTTAATGCAAGTACTAAGAGAACAGGTAAAAACAGAATTCATAAAATTTATAAATTATTCCAATGACAGCCCTGAATTTAAAAAAGAATTTGAAGAAGCTTTCAGACAATATAAATATTATTTTAAAAACAATAAAGTTGTAATTTTTTATGATCCACTTGTAATTCGAGCACGATCAAATGGAAAAGTTGAATTTACATTTCCAATCGATCAAAATACTGAAAATTAA
- the dnaX gene encoding DNA polymerase III subunit gamma/tau — translation MISARGTAIKKRPRDFNSLEGQDFVVETLKHSIKNNKVANAYIFSGPRGVGKTSSARAFARCLNCHKGPTIIPCGVCYSCKSVDNDNSLDIVEIDGASNTSVQDVRQIKEEIMFPPASSRYRVYIIDEVHMLSNSAFNALLKTIEEPPSYIVFIFATTEVHKLPDTIKSRCQHFSFRLLPLDKVYEMLKRVCLEDNVKYENEALRWIAYKSGGSVRDAYTLFDQIVSLSNSNIEFEKIRSKMGLTSDDFLEKLALSIINDDLKGLIYVLDAIFLTGISCEQFLLDAIEFFREILFLKLDIKNLTFIGVKSENLKKNLSNFDLKHIERSISVLLATYRDLQFSVNPRYELEINFIKILRLKNYVPNHILIEQIRDIEAKVLDEVGFNVNDPDSDLKLELDNIPAVESLEINSEKIETAFLETDINNSEWLDSDAGNDIDEIFIETKDSFNEVDDNDKIKESFIYLVSKYVQTLVYSGEVLIDKGVLYYKIFSGFEYNQLQAYQNEIRNEFRKEFPRLNVIFQRQFKDNDDEFENDVLRIKNIFGASEVKE, via the coding sequence ATGATATCTGCAAGAGGTACTGCTATTAAGAAGCGTCCCAGAGATTTTAATTCTCTTGAGGGTCAAGATTTTGTTGTTGAAACTTTAAAGCATTCAATAAAAAACAATAAAGTAGCAAATGCTTATATATTTTCAGGACCACGAGGAGTTGGTAAAACTTCTTCTGCAAGGGCTTTTGCTCGGTGTTTGAACTGTCACAAAGGACCGACAATTATCCCTTGTGGTGTGTGTTACAGTTGTAAGTCTGTTGATAACGATAATAGCCTTGATATTGTTGAAATTGATGGTGCATCAAATACCTCTGTGCAAGATGTTAGGCAAATTAAAGAAGAAATAATGTTTCCTCCTGCTAGTTCTAGATATAGGGTTTATATTATTGATGAAGTACATATGCTTTCAAATTCTGCTTTTAATGCTCTTTTAAAAACAATTGAAGAACCTCCCAGTTATATTGTCTTTATTTTCGCTACAACAGAGGTTCATAAGCTTCCAGATACAATAAAAAGTAGGTGTCAGCATTTTAGTTTTAGGCTTTTACCTTTAGATAAGGTTTATGAGATGTTAAAGAGAGTTTGTCTTGAAGATAATGTTAAATATGAAAATGAAGCTTTAAGGTGGATTGCTTATAAAAGTGGGGGGAGTGTAAGGGATGCTTATACTCTTTTTGATCAGATTGTTTCATTAAGTAATTCCAACATAGAGTTTGAAAAAATCAGATCTAAGATGGGATTGACTAGTGATGATTTTTTAGAAAAATTGGCCCTAAGTATTATTAATGATGATTTAAAGGGATTGATTTATGTTTTAGATGCTATATTTTTAACGGGAATTTCATGTGAACAATTTCTTCTTGATGCAATTGAATTCTTTAGAGAGATATTGTTTTTAAAATTAGATATTAAAAATCTTACGTTCATTGGTGTTAAATCTGAGAACTTAAAAAAAAATTTATCAAATTTTGATTTAAAGCATATTGAGAGAAGTATTAGTGTATTGCTTGCAACTTATAGAGATTTGCAGTTTTCAGTGAATCCTAGATATGAACTTGAGATTAATTTTATTAAGATACTTAGACTTAAAAATTATGTACCAAATCATATTTTAATTGAGCAAATTCGAGATATTGAAGCTAAAGTTCTTGATGAGGTTGGTTTTAATGTCAATGATCCTGATTCTGATTTAAAACTAGAATTAGATAATATTCCTGCAGTGGAGTCATTGGAGATTAATTCAGAGAAAATTGAGACTGCTTTTTTAGAGACTGATATTAATAACTCTGAATGGCTTGACTCTGATGCTGGTAATGATATTGATGAGATTTTTATAGAGACAAAAGATAGTTTTAATGAGGTGGATGATAATGATAAAATTAAAGAAAGTTTTATTTATTTAGTATCTAAATATGTCCAGACTTTAGTATACTCAGGAGAGGTTCTTATTGATAAAGGGGTACTTTATTATAAGATTTTTAGTGGGTTTGAATATAATCAGCTGCAAGCTTATCAGAATGAAATAAGAAATGAGTTTCGTAAAGAATTTCCTAGGTTGAATGTTATCTTTCAAAGGCAGTTTAAAGATAATGATGATGAGTTTGAGAATGATGTACTGAGGATTAAAAACATTTTTGGAGCAAGTGAGGTAAAGGAGTAG
- a CDS encoding YbaB/EbfC family nucleoid-associated protein, giving the protein MSVNPFDFLKNMSNFKGNIDNIKREISQIVVYGRAGSDVVVVEMNGEFVVKKVTVKEEFFSDLDNESLEHMIKSAFNDAIFKVKEEIKSKTMGSIPFGI; this is encoded by the coding sequence GTGTCAGTAAATCCATTTGATTTTTTGAAGAATATGTCAAATTTTAAAGGTAATATTGATAATATTAAAAGAGAAATATCCCAAATTGTTGTTTATGGCAGAGCGGGAAGCGATGTTGTTGTTGTTGAGATGAATGGAGAGTTTGTTGTCAAAAAAGTTACAGTTAAGGAAGAATTTTTTAGCGACTTAGATAATGAGTCCCTTGAGCATATGATAAAATCAGCTTTTAATGATGCTATTTTTAAGGTTAAGGAAGAAATAAAGTCAAAAACCATGGGTTCTATTCCATTTGGGATTTAA
- the recR gene encoding recombination mediator RecR — MIIKDLIVLVSKLPGIGQKTATRMVYDILYNGDDYAKNLGQILINLHSRVRECKNCYNFAEREFCDICTDLDRNKDLICVVETPQDLEVIESTKEYDGFYFVLHGHLDPLKDIGPGRLKLDKLESYVRELGAQEVIVATEFSIEGDVTANYISSLLKNLDVSVTRIASGLPAGGSISSSDKITALRALRLRLKM; from the coding sequence TTGATTATAAAAGATTTAATAGTTTTAGTTTCTAAGTTGCCGGGTATAGGTCAAAAGACGGCAACACGAATGGTTTATGATATTCTTTATAATGGTGACGATTATGCAAAAAATCTGGGACAAATTTTAATTAATCTACATTCTAGGGTAAGAGAGTGTAAAAATTGTTACAACTTTGCTGAGAGAGAATTTTGTGATATTTGTACGGATTTAGATAGAAATAAAGATTTGATTTGTGTTGTGGAAACACCACAAGACTTAGAGGTTATTGAGTCTACGAAAGAGTATGATGGATTTTATTTTGTGCTTCATGGTCATCTTGATCCTTTAAAAGATATTGGTCCTGGTAGGTTAAAGCTTGACAAGTTAGAGAGTTATGTTAGAGAGCTTGGAGCTCAAGAAGTGATTGTTGCTACAGAATTTAGCATTGAAGGGGATGTAACAGCTAATTATATTAGTAGTCTTTTAAAGAATTTAGATGTTAGTGTTACAAGAATAGCATCTGGTCTTCCTGCTGGAGGAAGTATCAGTAGTTCGGATAAAATTACTGCTCTTAGGGCTTTACGCTTGAGACTTAAGATGTGA
- a CDS encoding nucleoside-diphosphate kinase — protein sequence MSALIQRTLCVIKPDGVRRGLIGSVISKFERAGLKIVAAKMILVDRKMAETHYLYDDIAVRHGEFVWQSLIDFIMSSPVFAFVVEGVEVIEVVRKFCGSTEPKIASPGTIRGDFAYHSFNYANEKKFSVYNVIHASANVDDAIREISVWFKEDEILIYERDDEFEHYYG from the coding sequence ATGTCTGCTTTAATACAAAGAACTTTATGTGTTATTAAACCTGATGGAGTGAGAAGAGGTTTGATTGGTAGTGTAATTTCTAAATTTGAAAGAGCAGGATTGAAAATTGTGGCTGCTAAGATGATTTTAGTTGATAGAAAAATGGCTGAAACACATTATTTGTATGATGATATTGCTGTAAGGCATGGCGAATTTGTTTGGCAATCTTTGATTGATTTTATAATGAGTTCTCCAGTTTTTGCGTTTGTTGTTGAGGGTGTTGAAGTTATTGAAGTTGTTAGAAAATTTTGTGGTTCTACAGAACCAAAAATAGCTTCTCCTGGGACAATAAGGGGCGATTTTGCGTATCATAGTTTTAATTATGCAAATGAGAAAAAGTTTTCAGTTTATAACGTAATCCATGCTTCTGCTAATGTTGATGATGCTATTCGTGAAATATCTGTTTGGTTTAAAGAAGATGAAATCTTAATCTATGAAAGGGACGATGAATTTGAACATTATTATGGTTGA